Below is a window of Veillonella rodentium DNA.
AGCGGTGCCGACGGCACGGGCTCTGCTTGATGAGTTTCCTAATGTAGCGATTATGCGCACCTTTTCAAAGGCTTACGGCCTTGCAAACTATCGCGTAGGTTATATGATGGCGCCGGTGGAATTGGCGAATTACATTCAGACCATTCGCCTGCCGTACAACCTCAATACATTGTCTCAGGTGGCGGCGGAGGCGGCTTTTGCGGATCAGGATTTTTTAGCGCGTACGGTGTCTCAAAATGCGGCGGAACGGGATATATGGGAATCGCTTTTTGATGAACTGAGGATTCACTATTATAAAAGCGAAGCGAATTTTATCTTCTTCACCGTGCCTGATGCGGACGGATTAGCCGATGTATGGCTTTCGGCGGGATATCAGGTGCGCCGGGGGCAGCGTCCGAATTGGCTGCGTCTCACCATTCCGGCCGCGCAGGACGGAGATAGAATGCGGGCTATTTTGCGCGAGTATATGGCATAAACAGAAATTAGTATAAGTGAGTATATAACGGTAGGCATCGGAAAGGAACATACCATGATTGCCATAATTGATTATGATGCGGGAAATACATTCAACGTTCAAAAGGCGTTGGCCTATATCGGTCTTGACGCGGTATTGACGGCCGATGCCGATACAATCGTACAGGCGGACGGTGTCATTCTGCCCGGCGTGGGCGCTTATGCGGCGGCCATGACCGTGTTGAAGGAACGAGGCCTTGTCGAGCCGCTTTTAGAGGTGGTAAAACGAAATATTCCGCTCCTCGGTATCTGCCTCGGCATGCAGCTTTTGTTTGACGAATCGGAGGAATACGGACCTACGCCGGGTCTTGGAATCATTCCGGGCGTTGTGAAAGCCATCCCTAGAGATACGGGGCTTCGCGTTCCTCATATGGGATGGAATCAGAATACGGTGCATCATCGGGAGAGTGCTTTCAGGGGCATCGATGGACAGTATACGTATTTTGTTCATTCATACTATGTGGATACCGACCCAAAATACATTACGTCTACCGCCGATTACGGCATGGCCGTGCCGGGGATTGTCGAGTGCGGTTCGGTATACGGTATGCAATTTCATCCGGAGAAGAGCGGAGCCGTAGGACTCGATTTACTTCGCACATTTGGTAACATTACGAAGTTGATACAATAGAATGTATAGTGACAGATATAACCGGTTAAGCGTAAAGAAAAAGGCATTTTCCCGAAACGGGAGAATGCCTCTTTTTAATGCGTTTTTATCATAGTAAACTTTCAAAATGAGAAATCAATTATTGACACATTTCTGATTAGTTATACAATAAACTTGTAAGTACAAAAGTATAGAGAGCCATAGTGGCATGGTAAAAATAGTTTTATTTGTTATATTCATATGTGCACCATGTCACGGGACAATTGGAGGTGTTTATATGGTTATGAACGGTATTTACTTAGTTATAGCCTCCGCGTGTATTCTAATTTTAGCGTACCGCTTTTATGGGGCTTTCATAGCGGCGAAGGTGCTCACCTTGGACCAGTATCGTCCGACGCCGGCTATGGTTCACAACGATGGTCATGATTATGTACCGACCAATAAATGGGTTACATTCGGTCATCACTTCGCGGCTATCGCCGGTGCAGGTCCTCTCGTAGGCCCTGTTATCGCGGCTCAGTTCGGCTATTTACCGGGCGCTTTGTGGATCCTTATCGGTTCCGTCGTGGCCGGTGCCGTACACGACATGGTTATTCTCTTCGCATCCGTCCGTTACGACGGCAAGTCCATTGCGGATATTGCACGCGAGGAGATCAGCAAATGGGCCGGCTTCGGTGCCATGCTTGCCACATTGTTCCTGTTGATTATCACCCTTGCAGGGATGGCTGTAGTTGTGGCGAACGCGTTGCACAATTCTCCTTGGGGCTTCTTCTCCGTATTCGCCACGATTCCGATTGCCATCTTTATCGGCATTTATTTGAAATGGTTGCGTCCCGGTAAAATTCAGGAAGCTACCGTTATCGGTGTGGCTTTGATTTTTGCGGCTATTATTTACGGTCCGAATGTGGCTGCCAGCGAATATGCGCATTGGTTTACGTATGACTTACAGACCATTGAAATCATGCTTGCTATTTACGGTTTCTTTGCAGCCGCACTTCCTGTATGGCTCTTGTTAGCACCTCGTGATTATTTATCTACGTATCTTAAAATCGGTACTATCGGTGCATTGGCACTCGGTATAATTATCGTAATGCCTGAAATTCAGATGCCGGCCATCACTCCTTATATCTATGGCGGCGGCCCTGTATTGAAAGGTTCCGTATTCCCTTATATTTTCATTACTATCGCCTGCGGCGCGTTATCCGGTTTCCATACTGTTATCGCTACCGGTACGACACCTAAGATGCTTACTAATGAACGGGAAATTTTGCCTATCGGTTACGGTGCCATGTTGACGGAAGCGTTCATCGCCATGATGGCTTTGATCGCGGCGACTGCATTGCATCCTGATGATTATTTCGCAATTAACTCCACTGTAGAATCCTTTAAGGCGTTAGGCCTTCAGGTTCATGAACTGCCTAAATTGTCCGCAATGGTCGGCGAAGACTTGATGCATCGTCCCGGCGGTGCCGTATCCCTTGCTGTAGGGATGGCTCACATCTTCTCCAAATTACCTAACATGGATCATTTGATGGGCTATTGGTATCATTTCTGTATCATGTTTGAAGCTTTGTTCATCATGACATTGATCGATGCCGGTACACGTGTAGGTCGTTATTTACTTCAGGAACTGCTCGGTCATTTCTACTATAAATTCAACGATCAGCATTGGGCTCCCGGCGTGTACGGATGTGCCGCTTTGATTTGTGTATTATGGGGTTACCTCGTATTGCAGGGCAACATCGGTATCATCTGGCCTCTATTCGGTGTATCCAACCAATTGCTGGGCACCATGACATTGGCCGTAGGGACTACCGTTATCATGCGTCTCGGTCACAAACGGTATGCATGGGTAACAGGTATTCCGTGTGTGTTGATGGCTGTCGTTGCCATTACTGCCGATTTTGAAAACGTATTCAACAGTTATATTCCTGCGGGTAAATGGATTCTTGTAGCCTTCAGTGCGGCTATGTTCCTCATGATCCTTATTGTACTGGTCGAGGCTGTCCGCAGCTGGATCCGCTTGTCCGGTATTCCTCAGGACTATCGTACGCAGGCCGAGGTTGAAGCTGAAAGCCTTCTGAAATACGGTAAAGAAGCTAAAATCTGATCTGTTGTCGCGGTGATATATGTGTGAAGTGGAGTATGTTCATGACGGTGGCAAGGACATTCGATGATTTTAGAATATAAAATTCTATAGAATGTATTGACATACGAAATTTATGAGTATATTATGTAGGTAAGTGATATATCACAACAACAGCATAATCAGGTAACGGCGCCTTGTTTACAGAGTTTCTGTAGAACAGGGCGCTTTTTTTATTGGAAAGGAGTTCAATTATGGTCACTATGATTGATACGGGCAATACAGCGTGGGTTTTACTGTGTGCAGCCTTAGTTTTTTTTATGACCCCAGGTCTGGCGCTGTTTTATGGCGGGATGGCGCGCAGTAAAAATGTACTCGGTACTATTATGCAGAGCTTCTTTCTGTTGGGTATTATTTCCGTAGAATTCGTACTCATCGGATATACATTGATTTTCGGTGACGATATATACGGCATTATAGGCGGTTTTGATAAAATAGGACTTGCCGGAGCGGATTCGTCCGTATTGCCGGCAACGAATATTCCCGAATTCGCTTTCGTGGCATTCCAATGTATGTTTGCGGTCCTTACACCGGCCATTATGAGCGGCTCCGTTACGGGGCGCATGCGGTTTGTGCCGTTTGTAATCTTCGCTCTCCTGTGGTCCGTCCTTATTTATAATCCCATGGCGCATTGGATTTGGGGCGGCGGTTTTTTAAGTGAATTGGGGGCTTTGGATTTTGCCGGAGGTCTTGTTATTCATGTGTTGTCCGGTGTATCCGGACTGACATTGTGTTTCTTATTGGGGCGCCGTCGGGGGTACGGACGTATGCCGATGTTGCCTCATCATTTACCCATGACCGTGCTCGGCGCATCTATTCTGTGGTTCGGCTGGTTCGGGTTTAATGCCGGATCCGCTTTGGGGGTAGGACCTTTGGCGGCCGATGCGATGCTTACGACTCAGGTGGCGGCGGCCGTCGGGATTGTAGGCTGGGTGCTTGTGGAAAAATTGCATCGCGGTAAACCGACTGTGCTCGGCGCCGCATCCGGCGCCGTATCGGGACTGGTGGCCATTACGCCGGCGGCGGGTTTTATAACACCGATGGCCGCTATTCCTATCGGTGTTATCGGGGCCATCTGTTGTTATGTGGCTGTGGCTGTCGTTAAGAATCGTTTCGGTTATGACGATTCTTTTGATGCTTTCGGTATTCACGGTATCGGCGGTACATGGGGAGCTGTCGCAACAGGCTTATGGGCGACGGTTACAGTTAATCCTGACGGAGCGGACGGACTTTTTTACGGCGGTTCCTTATTGGGACCTCAACTGATATCCCTGATTATTGCGTATGTGTTTGCTGTGGCGGGAACATTTGTCATATTCAAAATCGTCAGCTTCTGCATGGATATGCGCGTCAGCATCAGTTCCGAATCCTTGGGAATCGATATCAGTGAACATGGTGAAGGGGCGTATAATCAATCTGAATTCAAGAGCAGCGGACGGTTTATTACCACCGGAGAAAGTTCTCCGTTATAATTGTTATCATTATAACCGCTATATGGAAGTATGACGGAACCGGCGGTGAACGATTGCGGATTAATAAGATTTCGTTTTTATCGGTATTTGAACCGATTCTATATTAAGGATTGTTGAGGATTTGCATATGAAACGAATGAAAAAGGTGGATATTATCGCTCGGGCCGAGCAACTGGAGGAATTGAAGGGCGCGCTGAATCGCATCGGTGTTCAGGGGATGACGGTATCTCAAGTTTTCGGTTGCGGACTTCAGAAGGGGCATACCGAGGTTTACAGGGGGCGCCAATACGATGTGAATTTGATTCCTATGGTCAAGGTGGAGACCGTTGTCTGTGATGTTCCTGTGGATCTTGTTATGGATACGGCAAGAGATACTTTGCAGACCGGCGAAGTAGGGGACGGAAAAATCTTCGTGTATGATGTGGAAGATGCTATGCGTATCAGAACGGGTACACGCGGGACAAAAGCCGTTACGGACGATGAAGCTTGAGTTCATATAAAACAGGGAGACCTGCACCTACACGGCAACATTGAAACTGATGGGGTTGACAAGTGCAGGCTTCCTTTTTCTGTGATGCGGAAACGCGAGGAGAAATACGGAAAATATAAAACTAAATGGTATAATAGTTTTATGATACGTTACATTCGCTCCTGTTGGATAAAATATAAACAATTGTATAAGAAAGGAATAAAGGGGATTGCTTTATTTCTTGTCATCGGCGGGATCGTATTTTTTATCCTTGCCGCAATTGCCAGTCGTGGCATGGGCGTTATTTTCAACGAGGTCATGGCCCGTCAGACCATCATGCGAGGTACGGTTACCGTTGAAAGCTTATCCGCCACGCCGTGGGGAACGTTGTCCTTTACAGAGCTCGTCTGGAAGGATCCGGAAGGGCATGAACTGCTCAATGCACCGAGCGGTAAGATTCGCGTTAATATGTGGGATATCGTAACTCGAAATTTTAAGGCCTCCGCGGTGCGTGAAATCCTGTTGGAGGATGCGGTGGTCGTCATCGATCTGGATGACAATAACCGCGTGGATTTTGCGCCTATGTCGCCGGATGTTACAAAACCTCTCAATGAGGTGGAACCGCGACCGAAAGCGCCGAAGAAAACGACGCAGGAACGGCAGGAGGAATTGGGTAAACGTGTCCGCAATTTTAATTGGCAGGGACAACATCTGGATGTGAAAATTGAGCTGCGCCATAATCAGCTGGAAATCTTTCAGAAAAACAGGCATTATGTGATGAAGGATGTAAATGCGAAAATCGACCTCGATAGCCATCGAGCTATGCGCATCGATTTGGAGACCGGTAAATTCGGCGGGACCGCTATCGGTGACGGTCTTGTGATGAAGGGGCGCATCGATTTGAAAGATGTGTTGAAATATCGTATGCCGCAACTGGATTTACAATTAGATATTAAAGGGATGGATCCGTCGTCGCTCGGTTTCGGCGATAATATTCATGATGCGATGACCCTGCTTACAAAGGTGTCCGGTGATTTAAATCGTCCTTTTGCAAAGGGGCGTGTTACGATGCCGGTGTTGCGTATTCCTGCACTTACCTTTGAAACGGTTGTAGGGGATGTGACCTATCAGGACGGTATTTTAAATTTTGAAAATGTCAGCGCCAATGTGTATGGCGGTAAATTACAGGCTCAAGGCGTATACAATTTGGATACGCGGGCCTATACCATCACAGGGGTCGCATCGGATCTTGACAGCAGTGCGGCACTGAAAACGCCGGAATTTGTCGTTCCCGTATCGGCGAATTTGAATTTTAAAAGTGAAGGCAGGCCGCGAGATATGGAGGTGTGGGGGAATTTCTGGTCCGGCGAGGGCCATTATGTATTGATACCGATTAAGAGCATTACGGGAAACTTTCACAATAAGGGGCGTCATTTATCCTTTAGTGATGTGAAGGTTAACACGAATGTCACCACAATTTCGACGGATGCCCTGCGTATCGATAATGGGGAGCTCACACTGGGGCCATTGAATATCACCTCTCATGGGGGCAGTAATTTCTTTATTTATGATGAAGATGAAATCGATAAGATGGATGCCAATATGGACCGGATTAAGAGCGGCATGGGGCAAGCCGGCGAAAATATGAAGCGCACCTCCGAATCTGCAAAGGATCTTGATAAATCGGGCCTCACACCGCCGCCGGACATGAAGGAATCCGTGAAGGACTTGAAACGGGGGATAGATTCGGCAAAGGACAGTTTAAATGCCATGTCTAAAGGGCTTAAGCAATAAAAATGTTATGAGATTAATCTATTCCCTGTCGTTACAATAAGCGGGGCGTAATAGAGACTGGTAATGAGTAATAAAAAAGATGGCGATTCATCGATGTGATGAGTCGCCATCTTTTGTTTATAGGGAGTGATGTAATCAGCCTCCGGCAGAAATTTATTTATCTGCTTAATCCGTTGGATCGTTGATCCCCGGAAGTCTTTGTGTTTGCTGTTTTTTTCGTATTTACTGTATTTTTCGTATCGTCTGTGTCTGATTTAGCTGTATCTGTTTTAGATGTATCCGCTTTCGTATTAGTCCGTTTTACCGTTACAAGAGGTTTCTTTTCTTTAGTAGCGGATGTATCCTCTTCGTACGGTATCACTTTGTCCTCTTCAGGCGGCAAGAACGTATCTACACCGTTCTGCTGGCCGCTTTGTGCCGGATTATCGATGGATTGAGAGCGTTGAGGCGCGATATAAATTTCATCTTTTGTTATACTCACATCATTCAGCAATAATTTGAACGCTTGCGGGCTCACGTAAAGTGTTCCGTCTACTATACGCGCAGCAGGCAGCAAGGATTCAGATGTGTCGAGGTTGATGTTTTGCAATTTACCTTTTCGTAGTATTTGCTTGGAATCCGGTTGTACCGCTAGAGTTGCGACGGTCGTATCGATTAATGCCGTTTTAGTAGGCGCATCCCAGGATACCTTGTATCCTAAAGCTTCAGACACTTGACGCAACGCCACGAGAGGTTGACCTTCAACATAAATGACGTTGGCCTTATTAGCTGTCGGTTCCAATACCTTGTCATCCACATTGATACGATGTTGTGTCGTTACCGCTGCGGATTTTTCTGTATTCTGCATCGATGTTGGCGTTGGTGCCGGCGTAGCTGCAGGCGTTTCCGTATTTTGTCTTGTTGCAGGTGCTTGTGTAGCTGCAGGTGTTCCTATATTTTGTTTCGTTGCAGGTGTCGGTGTTTGTGTAGTTGCAGATGATTCAATGTTTTGCGTTGTAGCAGATTTTTCCGTACCGACCGCCGCTTGTGCAGGCTGCATGATACCGCTCGTGAAAGCAAGAGTCCCTAAGGCTATACTTGATAAAATAAGTTGTTTTAATTTCATGAGATCCTCCATTATGTATAAAAATATTATGATAAATTATACATTTGTACTGTACTATAAAGAGATGAATATTTAATTATAAACTTAAATTTTATACAATTTATGTCGGAAACCCATATGATATAATTTAAGTATTAAATGAATTGTTTCTTAGTTTTCTTAAGTTGTGTTATATAGAAAGAGGTTCCTTATGGCATCCGGCAGATCTGAACAAGAGTTACAAGGCGTAACGATGCTAGGTCATCAAACCGATTATCCTACTGATTATGCACCGCAGGTGTTGGAAGCGTTTGAAAATAAACATCCTGACAATGATTATTTCGTTAAGTTTAATTGCCCGGAGTTCACCAGCTTGTGTCCTATGACGGGACAGCCTGACTTTGCGACCATATATATATCCTATGTACCCGACAAGCGCATGGTTGAGTCCAAGTCTCTCAAGTTATATCTGTTCAGCTTTCGTAATCATGGGGACTTTCACGAGGATTGTATCAATATTATCATGAAAGATCTCGTGAAGCTGATGGATCCGAAGTATATCGAGGTTTGGGGAAAGTTCACGCCACGCGGCGGTTTATCCATCGATCCGTATGCGAATTATGGAAAGCCCGGGTCGGAGTGGGAAAAGACGGCAAAGGAGCGTCTCCATTTTCACGATATGCAGCCTGAGCGCGTAGCGTACCGATAAAGCGTGTAGCGTACAGATAATATGTTAGAACATTATATAACCGCAATCATATCATTTATAGTCTTTTTTTTGATAGGGCTGGGCTTATCGTTAAAGCCCGCAGTGGTGATGGCCGGTATTCACAGCAATCAATATATGAAAGACAACGGGAAACCATGGAGTTCTTATGGTCTATTTATTGCCATATTATTTGTTATTAATATGCTGGGGGCCTATCTGACAGATTGTTACTCTGTATATATG
It encodes the following:
- the hisH gene encoding imidazole glycerol phosphate synthase subunit HisH, giving the protein MIAIIDYDAGNTFNVQKALAYIGLDAVLTADADTIVQADGVILPGVGAYAAAMTVLKERGLVEPLLEVVKRNIPLLGICLGMQLLFDESEEYGPTPGLGIIPGVVKAIPRDTGLRVPHMGWNQNTVHHRESAFRGIDGQYTYFVHSYYVDTDPKYITSTADYGMAVPGIVECGSVYGMQFHPEKSGAVGLDLLRTFGNITKLIQ
- a CDS encoding carbon starvation CstA family protein, whose amino-acid sequence is MVMNGIYLVIASACILILAYRFYGAFIAAKVLTLDQYRPTPAMVHNDGHDYVPTNKWVTFGHHFAAIAGAGPLVGPVIAAQFGYLPGALWILIGSVVAGAVHDMVILFASVRYDGKSIADIAREEISKWAGFGAMLATLFLLIITLAGMAVVVANALHNSPWGFFSVFATIPIAIFIGIYLKWLRPGKIQEATVIGVALIFAAIIYGPNVAASEYAHWFTYDLQTIEIMLAIYGFFAAALPVWLLLAPRDYLSTYLKIGTIGALALGIIIVMPEIQMPAITPYIYGGGPVLKGSVFPYIFITIACGALSGFHTVIATGTTPKMLTNEREILPIGYGAMLTEAFIAMMALIAATALHPDDYFAINSTVESFKALGLQVHELPKLSAMVGEDLMHRPGGAVSLAVGMAHIFSKLPNMDHLMGYWYHFCIMFEALFIMTLIDAGTRVGRYLLQELLGHFYYKFNDQHWAPGVYGCAALICVLWGYLVLQGNIGIIWPLFGVSNQLLGTMTLAVGTTVIMRLGHKRYAWVTGIPCVLMAVVAITADFENVFNSYIPAGKWILVAFSAAMFLMILIVLVEAVRSWIRLSGIPQDYRTQAEVEAESLLKYGKEAKI
- a CDS encoding ammonium transporter, which produces MVTMIDTGNTAWVLLCAALVFFMTPGLALFYGGMARSKNVLGTIMQSFFLLGIISVEFVLIGYTLIFGDDIYGIIGGFDKIGLAGADSSVLPATNIPEFAFVAFQCMFAVLTPAIMSGSVTGRMRFVPFVIFALLWSVLIYNPMAHWIWGGGFLSELGALDFAGGLVIHVLSGVSGLTLCFLLGRRRGYGRMPMLPHHLPMTVLGASILWFGWFGFNAGSALGVGPLAADAMLTTQVAAAVGIVGWVLVEKLHRGKPTVLGAASGAVSGLVAITPAAGFITPMAAIPIGVIGAICCYVAVAVVKNRFGYDDSFDAFGIHGIGGTWGAVATGLWATVTVNPDGADGLFYGGSLLGPQLISLIIAYVFAVAGTFVIFKIVSFCMDMRVSISSESLGIDISEHGEGAYNQSEFKSSGRFITTGESSPL
- a CDS encoding P-II family nitrogen regulator, which encodes MKRMKKVDIIARAEQLEELKGALNRIGVQGMTVSQVFGCGLQKGHTEVYRGRQYDVNLIPMVKVETVVCDVPVDLVMDTARDTLQTGEVGDGKIFVYDVEDAMRIRTGTRGTKAVTDDEA
- a CDS encoding membrane biogenesis protein AsmA — encoded protein: MIRYIRSCWIKYKQLYKKGIKGIALFLVIGGIVFFILAAIASRGMGVIFNEVMARQTIMRGTVTVESLSATPWGTLSFTELVWKDPEGHELLNAPSGKIRVNMWDIVTRNFKASAVREILLEDAVVVIDLDDNNRVDFAPMSPDVTKPLNEVEPRPKAPKKTTQERQEELGKRVRNFNWQGQHLDVKIELRHNQLEIFQKNRHYVMKDVNAKIDLDSHRAMRIDLETGKFGGTAIGDGLVMKGRIDLKDVLKYRMPQLDLQLDIKGMDPSSLGFGDNIHDAMTLLTKVSGDLNRPFAKGRVTMPVLRIPALTFETVVGDVTYQDGILNFENVSANVYGGKLQAQGVYNLDTRAYTITGVASDLDSSAALKTPEFVVPVSANLNFKSEGRPRDMEVWGNFWSGEGHYVLIPIKSITGNFHNKGRHLSFSDVKVNTNVTTISTDALRIDNGELTLGPLNITSHGGSNFFIYDEDEIDKMDANMDRIKSGMGQAGENMKRTSESAKDLDKSGLTPPPDMKESVKDLKRGIDSAKDSLNAMSKGLKQ
- a CDS encoding copper amine oxidase N-terminal domain-containing protein — its product is MKLKQLILSSIALGTLAFTSGIMQPAQAAVGTEKSATTQNIESSATTQTPTPATKQNIGTPAATQAPATRQNTETPAATPAPTPTSMQNTEKSAAVTTQHRINVDDKVLEPTANKANVIYVEGQPLVALRQVSEALGYKVSWDAPTKTALIDTTVATLAVQPDSKQILRKGKLQNINLDTSESLLPAARIVDGTLYVSPQAFKLLLNDVSITKDEIYIAPQRSQSIDNPAQSGQQNGVDTFLPPEEDKVIPYEEDTSATKEKKPLVTVKRTNTKADTSKTDTAKSDTDDTKNTVNTKKTANTKTSGDQRSNGLSR
- the queF gene encoding preQ(1) synthase, yielding MASGRSEQELQGVTMLGHQTDYPTDYAPQVLEAFENKHPDNDYFVKFNCPEFTSLCPMTGQPDFATIYISYVPDKRMVESKSLKLYLFSFRNHGDFHEDCINIIMKDLVKLMDPKYIEVWGKFTPRGGLSIDPYANYGKPGSEWEKTAKERLHFHDMQPERVAYR